GGTGGGACAGGAAATTGAAATACCATTCGGGTACAGAAGACCTGATTTAAATTGGACTTAGCAGACTCAAGAGAAACAAGGATATGTATGTAATATGTAATCTACTATTTCATCTTCTGCTTTACTGAAGGTTAATTTACAACAGGATAAAATTAAGGATATAAAAGAATGAAAAATACAACAAACCTATGCAGTGTGACAAAAACTCTATCCTTCGGATAGCATACAATGAAATCTGGCAAGATACAAAAAATACTCTCAAATAGACTAAAGAATATGCAActttacaaaagaaaaaaaatggcagaaGGACACTTCTACCATCTTGGTTGAGTATCTGAGACAGGAAGCATTTCTATGTGCCCACTTTCAACAAATCTCCGATGCCCTATCTTCTCAGCTTCTCTAGATATTTGAATATCATTAGGAAAACAATATTGATACAGAAATTTCACAAACAAACGAGGAAGCAATGCTGTTATCACAATTCCCAGCAACAACAACCAGAACAATCTACTGCCAGCAACATGGAAGAAGGCCCTGCCAAATTTGTGGAGATGCAAAGGTCAGTGCCAGAAGCAATGCAGGATTGCAAAAGTTATAAATCTAATATGCAAAGAATGGAAACAAATAATTCTCATGAATTtgattttcacatttttttttacaaaacatTAGTAATTATCTTACATGTTCAGATAGGAAATATgtctaagtgcatgtttggaaactttTTCGAAAGCCATGGTGCAACCGAAGTCATGATGGACAGAAACAACTTCCTTTAGCTTTTGCTTatgtccaccatgattttggcTTCACCGTGGTTTTCAAACAAGTTTCCAAACATTCAACATTTACACGAATGCTACAACATTGGATTTAttgtataaaaattataaaagagagaagaaaattaTGCATACCAGTAACCAGGAAGTGAGGGTATAGCATCAATGATCATGACAGCAATGAAAGTTGCAACAATAGACCCCCAAATGGAAGCATGAGTCACCCAATACCATCTCACAACATCCATGGCCAAGTGTAAATTAACCAAGATAACAACTGCAAAAGTCCAAAGGTCTCCTATGCTTGCCACATCAATAGTGCTGCTCCAATATGCAAACAAGGGAGCCCAGAAGATAACTATGCTTTGCCACAAAGTATCAGCCATTGTCCACACGAATAGTCTTTTGTTGTAGGCCTCATCTCTCTGCCCAGCCCCATAGAGCTGAGGATACTTTAGCAGAGTCCTTTTACCAAGATCCTTGTCTAGAATACCAACAATGATAGTTGGCAGTGCACTGTATATTATTGAATACAATGTGGAGCTCCATTCATTTATAGCAGTTGTCAAAGTGAAAGCAGTGTAGAGCACATACCTGAAAAAGCAGAGACAAAGAACAAAGTACTAACATGTTAAAATCTGAATGAATACAGTGAATATTGAGCACATAAATAGACAAAGAACAATgtttctcactttctcttcctttGTAATCGGGTTTAAAGCACCTCTTGTGCTTTGTTTAATTAAAATTGGCTTATAAGAAAAACATAACTagccataaaaaaaaactaaattgatTTTAATCTAAATAACAAGGTTGGTTGAATTGAGTGAAGTACCCCAATAACAAAAACTTTTGATTGAAGGTGAGGTTTTTGGCatgatttaaaaatttaatgacCAAAGCAGCAACATATAGCATTTGTTGGATCATAACTTACCAAAATAGGACAAAAACGAGGACAGCATTTCTGTAGAAATTGTATAGTATCATGTAACCCAGCCGTTGGTAATTCCAGTGTCCATGGACCAACAAGAGAGGAACTAAAAATCTAAACTGGCCCATTGCAAAATCTGATGACATTACAGCTTGCCGACCCTCTTGTCCACTGATTCCAACTCCAACATCAGCCATTTGAATCATGGAGACATCATTAGCACCTGCAACACATGCATAAATCAgtcatttttaattatacaACCTACAACAAAATTCAGACCCATCCAAAATGATTCATTATTTTCTATCAGTGTCATAGCCGGTCCTTAGCCCGGGTAAAGGAAGAAGGTTGTGTTAGGCCTGCAGCAGCCAATGTAAAACTGGTCTTATCTTTAATATGAATCAAAtgggataaggcttttgttatcattgttgatgttgttgacttttcttttctttcattctcttcattattgtttgtggttttcaattttattaCCAAGGGGAATGCCAAGCTGAAACAAGTCAACAGAAAAATTCATACCATCTCCAATGGCTAGTGTCATGTCAGAAGTCCTTTTCTTCACAAGAGCCACAATTCCAGCCTTTTGCAGCGGAGCCACTCGACAACAGAGAACAACTGAACATTTACTTGCAAGTTGAAATAGCTGATACAACAGAAGCAGCCAACATTAGCAAATAAGACATCAGCAAGAAACACATTATAAACACCATCTAAGATTAAGGGAACTAACTAACCTGTTCTTCAAATTCACTGTCAAGAATATGTACAAGGCTGCCACCATCAATAATCAAAGCTATCTGATTTGAATTTGCATCAGAATTTCCTCCAGTAGTGTTGGTGAACTTTTTAGACAAGGCAAGGGCATCTTGTAACTTCTTTCTAGATGATTCTCTATTGTTGCTGTTAATTACGATCTGAGTCATGTTGTTTGTTAGAAGCTTTGAGGAGTATCCAATGGATATAGCAGTTTCTTGTTTGTCCCCGGTCAACACCCACACATGAATGCCTGCAGTCCTTAGAGACTCAATGGCTTCTGGCACACCTTGCTGCAGTTTATCTTCAATAGCAGATGCTCCCAAAATGCATACATTGTTCTCTACATTGTTCGAAATCTTTCGAAGCAACGCGGACCTGCCAAACAAAGCAGTGCTTGCTGCCTCATATGCAGCATGCCATTCCTCAAATTCTAATGCATTCAGTTCCCTCATCCCAATAACAAGTGTCCTCAAACCCAGTGAAGAAAAAGAGTGAAGATGGTTTTCAGTGGCTTTGATTAAGTCTGTGTTAGATGATTTATCTCTCACACTAAGCATGGTTGTATCTGCCCCTTTGACAAAAAGTTTCACAGAATTGTCAGGGTTCCCCAATATAACTGACATTCTCTTCCTATCACTGTCAAATTCATGCAAACCCAAGACATTGAACCTGTTTTGCACATTATGGAAAGATTCATTAGAAAGAGGATAACCATTACCAAATTACATTAGATTTCATGTTATTTGTTAAATATCAAGATAAGTAAACTCACTATGTATGTGAACTACACAATCACATAGCCAGGGAAAAAGGAAGACCAACAATGCATACAGCATATACAAGACTTCCTTTAATGACATTAATGATCACTACTagtaattacatatatatatatatatatatatatatatatatatatatatatatatatatatatatattggtaaAACAACAAAATGCACAAGAAAACCCATCAAAATATTTTCAGACACCCTTTCCAATCTGGTTGAAGAAAATTAACATTAACATTACACTATGAACAAGATATTGTCATTGTAAAAATAGTAAGTTTGTgagtaaaaacaaaaaattcaacTTACTTTTGTCTTTCTCCATGAATATCGATGACTATATGGCCTGAGGTTCGTTCTATAAGCATAAAACCATAGGCGGCGGCAGCATATGCTAATGCTTGTTCATCTGGTGACTCCCCTTGGTAATCTATCAGCTTGACATCAGGATCAGGTGTGTCAACTACAATAGGCACAATAGTATTGCAGGTTGCCAGTGCTAGGAAAAAATCACGAATCCTTTTTCCTTCCATATTTCCAACTCCACTTCTTGCTAACCGCAAAAGCTCCAGATTAACTTTCACCTTCATCTTCGGTCTCAAGATCTTTCCATCCACTGAGAACATACAATGACAGAAAACAAAACATGTCATTTCAattataaacaaaaataatatcaatGGACTACTAGAACAGAACACATATCTCAGGACGAATTAAGAAACCTCACCTTGCACAGAGTTCTCAACTTCCTCATCTTTCGTAGAACTGTAATCAACCCCCCAGATGCTAGCACATTGAAACTCCATCTTATTCTCAGTAAGTGTACCTGTTTTATCTGAGAATACATATTTAATCTGCCCCAAATCTTCATTAATGTTCAAAGCCCTGCACTGAAATCTAGCATTTGTTGCCTCATCATACATTCGGTTGTCCCGGATCATGAAGTAAGCCTGGCCAACACGAACAAGCTCCATAGAAATGTACAGGGATATAGGAATCATGACCTGGAACACTATAACTGACATGAGGAATGTGAACAAGATTTCGAACCCCCATCCATAGTATTTATAGGTATCATTTTCCCCTTCTGAAACATCAAGCTTCCTATAATAAGGCAAGAGATTCAACTCATCCTTGTGGCGCTTTAACCAAACAGCAGCACAAACTGAGGTGACTGTACACAGTGCtacaagaaagaaagagagcaTGATGATTTCAGAATTCATCCGCGTCTCGAGCCGGCTCCTCTTTGATGGAGCTCCTGAACTGTTGAGCATTGCTTTGGTTTCACTCCCACAATACACAGCAACACCAATTGCCCAAATAGTATTCTTGAGCTCACACCCTCTAAGAACAATATTGGAGGATCCTAGTGACAATTTCTTGCCATCAACTTCCATGTTGCCATGAAACCCATAAATGTTCCTGTTTGGCTTCTCACACTTGATCAAACCATTCAAGCTGTCCTTCCCAGGCACCTTTGAACCTGTCTCTTGTTTTGCATACCTAGTCTTCAAATTGGACTCTCCATCAAGATTCAGGGTCTGCACATATGCAACCCCAGTTGGATCACTAGTTGAGAGCAACACAATATCACAAGGAATAGCCTCATTTACATTGATTTTTATGATCTCACCAACCCTTATATCAGTCCATTTCTTCTCTACAAATTCACCATTAACCAAAACTGATGCTAACCTGTTATTCTCAACTTTGTCAGACTGGTGCCTCCTCCAATCTTCATAGCCATCCTTCACAGCTGTAACAAGCAGGACAAAAGCCAATGGCAAAATTGAAACACCCCTCCCAAACACTGCAAGCTGAGGAAGCTGATTGAGAATTGCAATTATCAGAAAATACACATAAGCAACTCTATGAAACTGTTCAAACAGATTCCTTGGGATGAAAGTGAGGATGGAGTATTTCGCGGTGCGGATTGAGTTTCCTGCGAATTGAACCGTCTCATTCGTCTTCTCAGGGTCATCTATACAAACAATTCGTGCATCTTCATCACTGAGTTCCCTCTGAGACATGCTGAGTCTTCCagaatcaccaccaccaccctttgAGGAGCCATAACGAACAGGTAGCCTCTTTGACCCTGAAGGTAAGAAACTCACTTCCTTAACAGAGTTGC
This portion of the Lotus japonicus ecotype B-129 chromosome 3, LjGifu_v1.2 genome encodes:
- the LOC130745381 gene encoding phospholipid-transporting ATPase 1-like; the encoded protein is MGTSKRPLLLPSPRTPNQQDFPTIPVFSELSKSKSSSSNTVTFSGVDTSNPVEKNSSNSSPSMSIHSERSNSVKEVSFLPSGSKRLPVRYGSSKGGGGDSGRLSMSQRELSDEDARIVCIDDPEKTNETVQFAGNSIRTAKYSILTFIPRNLFEQFHRVAYVYFLIIAILNQLPQLAVFGRGVSILPLAFVLLVTAVKDGYEDWRRHQSDKVENNRLASVLVNGEFVEKKWTDIRVGEIIKINVNEAIPCDIVLLSTSDPTGVAYVQTLNLDGESNLKTRYAKQETGSKVPGKDSLNGLIKCEKPNRNIYGFHGNMEVDGKKLSLGSSNIVLRGCELKNTIWAIGVAVYCGSETKAMLNSSGAPSKRSRLETRMNSEIIMLSFFLVALCTVTSVCAAVWLKRHKDELNLLPYYRKLDVSEGENDTYKYYGWGFEILFTFLMSVIVFQVMIPISLYISMELVRVGQAYFMIRDNRMYDEATNARFQCRALNINEDLGQIKYVFSDKTGTLTENKMEFQCASIWGVDYSSTKDEEVENSVQVDGKILRPKMKVKVNLELLRLARSGVGNMEGKRIRDFFLALATCNTIVPIVVDTPDPDVKLIDYQGESPDEQALAYAAAAYGFMLIERTSGHIVIDIHGERQKFNVLGLHEFDSDRKRMSVILGNPDNSVKLFVKGADTTMLSVRDKSSNTDLIKATENHLHSFSSLGLRTLVIGMRELNALEFEEWHAAYEAASTALFGRSALLRKISNNVENNVCILGASAIEDKLQQGVPEAIESLRTAGIHVWVLTGDKQETAISIGYSSKLLTNNMTQIVINSNNRESSRKKLQDALALSKKFTNTTGGNSDANSNQIALIIDGGSLVHILDSEFEEQLFQLASKCSVVLCCRVAPLQKAGIVALVKKRTSDMTLAIGDGANDVSMIQMADVGVGISGQEGRQAVMSSDFAMGQFRFLVPLLLVHGHWNYQRLGYMILYNFYRNAVLVFVLFWYVLYTAFTLTTAINEWSSTLYSIIYSALPTIIVGILDKDLGKRTLLKYPQLYGAGQRDEAYNKRLFVWTMADTLWQSIVIFWAPLFAYWSSTIDVASIGDLWTFAVVILVNLHLAMDVVRWYWVTHASIWGSIVATFIAVMIIDAIPSLPGYWAFFHVAGSRLFWLLLLGIVITALLPRLFVKFLYQYCFPNDIQISREAEKIGHRRFVESGHIEMLPVSDTQPRW